The following coding sequences lie in one Rutidosis leptorrhynchoides isolate AG116_Rl617_1_P2 chromosome 6, CSIRO_AGI_Rlap_v1, whole genome shotgun sequence genomic window:
- the LOC139855893 gene encoding protein ENHANCED DISEASE RESISTANCE 2-like, giving the protein MSNSKVVYEGWMVRYGRRKIGRSFIHMRYFVLESRLLAYYKRKPQDNVVPIQTLVLDGNCRVEDRGLKTQQGLMVYVLSIYNKKDKYHRITMAAFNIQEALIWKEKIESIIDQHQESLVATGNKYVSFEYKSGMDSGRNASSSDQESQCSAAEDEDDSNPNLLRRTTIGNGLPESILDWTQESSALASQNTSNQAISRKHWRLLQCQNGLRIFEELLEVDFLPKSCSRAMKATGVVEASCEEIFELVMSMDGTRSEWDCSFQDGSLVEEVDGHTAILYHRLQLDWFPTFVWPRDLCYVRYWRRNDDGSYVVLFCSREHENCGPQPGYVRAHIESGGFNISPLKPRNGKPRTQVQHLMQIDLKGWGVGYISSFQQYCLLQMLNSVAGLREYFAQTDERHVPPRIPVMVNMKSSRKSTQKNLLTSNHNREQSLDNAAKLMDEYSDEDEDFPIPEEETYRVEQEMKRTAVQEEPVVQVDLSCFSGNLRRDNKESARDCWTISEGNNFRVRSKRFCYDKSKMPGGKHLMDLVAVDWFKDTKRMDHVARRPGCAAQVASEKGHFSLVFNLQVPGSTNYSMVFYFVTTELVPGSLLQRFVDGDDEFRNSRMKLIPSVPKGSWIVRQSVGSTPCLLGKAVDCNYIRAANYLEVDVDIGSSTVANGVLGLVVGAITSLVVDMAFLVQANTADELPERLIGAVRVSHIELSSAIVPKLGSDPI; this is encoded by the exons ATGTCGAATTCGAAGGTAGTGTATGAAGGATGGATGGTGAGGTATGGAAGGAGGAAGATTGGGAGATCATTCATACACATGAGGTATTTTGTTCTTGAGTCAAGGTTGCTTGCTTACTACAAGAGGAAGCCTCAAGATAATGTG GTTCCAATCCAGACTTTGGTTCTTGATGGAAACTGTAGGGTGGAGGACAGAGGCTTAAAAACTCAACAAGGACTT ATGGTGTACGTTTTGTCTATCTACAACAAGAAAGATAAATACCACCGGATTACG ATGGCGGCTTTTAACATCCAAGAGGCGCTTATATGGAAAGAGAAAATTGAATCTATTATTGATCAG CATCAGGAGTCATTAGTCGCTACTGGGAATAAATATGTGTCTTTTGAATATAAATCTGGAATGGATAGTGGAAGGAATGCTTCCTCATCAGATCAGGAAAGTCA ATGCAGTGCTGCCGAAGATGAAGACGATTCAAATCCAAATTTGCTGCGAAGAACAACCATCGGGAATG GTCTTCCTGAATCAATATTGGATTGGACACAAGAGAGTTCAGCATTGGCAAGTCAGAATACCAGTAATCAAGCAATTTCAAGGAAACATTGGCGGCTTCTTCAATGCCAAAATG GACTTCGTATCTTTGAAGAGCTTCTTGAAGTTGATTTCCTT CCAAAGAGCTGTAGTAGGGCTATGAAGGCTACTGGTGTTGTGGAAGCCAGTTGTGAAGAAATATTTGAGCTTGTAATGAGCATGGATGGAACACGCTCTGA GTGGGACTGTAGTTTTCAGGATGGTAGCCTAGTTGAGGAAGTGGATGGTCATACAGCTATTCTCTATCATAGACTTCAGCTGGATTGGTTCCCAAC GTTTGTATGGCCACGTGATCTTTGTTATGTGAGGTATTGGCGCCGAAATGATGATGGGAGTTATG TTGTGCTATTTTGCTCAAGGGAGCATGAAAACTGTGGTCCACAACCAGGATATGTTCGGGCTCATATTGAGA GTGGAGGGTTTAATATTTCTCCTTTGAAACCTCGAAATGGGAAGCCAAGAACACAAGTTCAGCATCTCATGCAAATTGATCTCAAGGGATGGGGTGTGGGTTATATTTCATCATTTCAGCAATATTGCTTGCTACAAATGTTAAATAGTGTTGCTG GACTAAGGGAATATTTTGCTCAGACTGACGAAAGGCATGTTCCTCCAAGAATACCAGTGATGGTTAATATGAAATCATCCCGAAAAAGTACACAGAAAAACCTGTTAACTTCCAATCATAATCGAGAACAGTCTCTTGATAATGCTGCAAAACTGATGGATGAATACTCAGATGAGGATGAAGACTTCCCAATTCCGGAGGAAGAG ACATATCGTGTTGAGCAGGAGATGAAACGAACGG CCGTTCAAGAAGAACCTGTTGTTCAAGTCGATTTATCCTGCTTTTCTGGTAACCTCCGTCGGGATAACAAGGAAAGTGCCCGTGATTGTTGGACAATATCTGAGGGGAACAACTTTAGAGTGCGCAGCAAGCGTTTTTGCTACGATAAATCAAAG ATGCCTGGAGGCAAACATCTTATGGATCTTGTTGCTGTTGACTGGTTTAAAGACACCAAGCGAATGGATCATGTCGCTAGACGCCCAGGGTGTGCAGCACAA GTTGCTTCTGAGAAAGGACATTTTTCTTTGGTGTTCAATCTACAA GTACCTGGTTCCACAAACTACAGCATGGTTTTTTATTTTGTGACAACGGAATTAGTACCCGGGTCTCTTCTGCAACGTTTTGTTGATGGTGATGACGAGTTCCGTAATAGTAGGATGAAGCTCATACCATCAGTTCCCAAG GGGTCCTGGATAGTACGCCAGAGCGTTGGAAGCACCCCTTGCTTACTGGGAAAAGCAGTTGACTGCAACTATATTCGAGCTGCCAATTATTTGGAA GTTGATGTTGACATCGGTTCTTCTACTGTAGCTAATGGTGTATTGGGTCTTGTAGTTGGTGCTATCACTAGTCTCGTTGTTGACATGGCTTTCCTTGTACAG GCAAACACTGCAGATGAGTTGCCGGAGCGGCTAATAGGTGCTGTTCGCGTCTCCCATATAGAGCTATCTTCTGCTATTGTTCCCAAATTGGGATCGGATCCAATATAA
- the LOC139855395 gene encoding N-terminal acetyltransferase A complex catalytic subunit NAA10-like: protein MVCIRQATMDDLLAMQACNLFCLPENYQMKYYFYHILSWPHLLYVADDYGGKIVGYVLAKMEEETTECHGHITSLAVLRTHRKLGLATKLMTAAQNAMEQVFSAEYVSLHVRKSNRAAFHLYTETLGYKIHDIEAKYYADGEDAYDMRKQLKGKQNPHQHQHHHHHHGGTCCSGDAKAE, encoded by the exons ATGGTGTGCATACGTCAAGCAACAATGGATGATTTGCTTGCAATGCAAGCTTGTAATTTATTCTGTCTCCCTGAAAACTACCAAATGAAATACTATTTCTATCACATTCTTTCATGGCCCCACCTTCTTTACGTTGCCGATGATTACGGCGGCAAAATCGTCGGTTATGTGCTTGCTAAAATGGAAGAAGAAACCACTGAATGCCACGGTCATATTACGTCACTCGCTGTTCTCCGTACACATCGCAAATTAGGGCTTGCTACTAAACTTATGACCGCTGCTCAAAACGCCATGGAACAG GTTTTTAGTGCTGAGTATGTATCACTGCACGTGCGAAAGAGTAACCGTGCAGCATTTCATCTGTACACCGAGACACTGGGATACAAGATCCATGATATAGAGGCAAAGTATTATGCAGATGGAGAAGATGCATATGATATGAGGAAACAATTAAAGGGTAAGCAGAATCCACATCAGCACcaacaccatcatcaccatcatggTGGCACTTGTTGCTCTGGAGATGCAAAAGCCGAATGA